In one window of Cydia fagiglandana chromosome 10, ilCydFagi1.1, whole genome shotgun sequence DNA:
- the LOC134668144 gene encoding diuretic hormone class 2 isoform X2 has translation MVRASCVLASCALVGLLLAVPAASYPRYQNNYYRNDGPYDPEEIMDMLNRLGNLIQMERKMENYKDDITSEKRAIDLGLSRGYSGAMQAKHLLGLAAANYEGGPGRRRRDAH, from the exons ATGGTTCGAGCAAGCTGCGTCCTGGCGAGCTGCGCGCTGGTGGGTCTCCTCCTGGCGGTGCCAGCGGCGTCTTACCCCAGGTA TCAAAACAACTACTACCGCAACGACGGCCCGTACGACCCTGAAGAGATCATGGATATGCTGAACCGCCTCGGGAACCTCATCCAGATGGAACGCAAAATGGAGAA TTATAAAGATGACATTACTAG CGAGAAACGAGCCATAGACCTGGGACTCAGCCGCGGGTACTCCGGCGCCATGCAGGCCAAGCACCTGCTCGGCCTCGCAGCAGCTAACTACGAGGGCGGCCCAGGCCGGAGGCGGCGAGACGCGCACTAG
- the LOC134668144 gene encoding diuretic hormone class 2 isoform X1, producing the protein MVRASCVLASCALVGLLLAVPAASYPRYQNNYYRNDGPYDPEEIMDMLNRLGNLIQMERKMENFKDDITSYKDDITSEKRAIDLGLSRGYSGAMQAKHLLGLAAANYEGGPGRRRRDAH; encoded by the exons ATGGTTCGAGCAAGCTGCGTCCTGGCGAGCTGCGCGCTGGTGGGTCTCCTCCTGGCGGTGCCAGCGGCGTCTTACCCCAGGTA TCAAAACAACTACTACCGCAACGACGGCCCGTACGACCCTGAAGAGATCATGGATATGCTGAACCGCCTCGGGAACCTCATCCAGATGGAACGCAAAATGGAGAA CTTTaaagacgacattactag TTATAAAGATGACATTACTAG CGAGAAACGAGCCATAGACCTGGGACTCAGCCGCGGGTACTCCGGCGCCATGCAGGCCAAGCACCTGCTCGGCCTCGCAGCAGCTAACTACGAGGGCGGCCCAGGCCGGAGGCGGCGAGACGCGCACTAG
- the LOC134668144 gene encoding diuretic hormone class 2 isoform X3, which translates to MVRASCVLASCALVGLLLAVPAASYPRYQNNYYRNDGPYDPEEIMDMLNRLGNLIQMERKMENFKDDITSEKRAIDLGLSRGYSGAMQAKHLLGLAAANYEGGPGRRRRDAH; encoded by the exons ATGGTTCGAGCAAGCTGCGTCCTGGCGAGCTGCGCGCTGGTGGGTCTCCTCCTGGCGGTGCCAGCGGCGTCTTACCCCAGGTA TCAAAACAACTACTACCGCAACGACGGCCCGTACGACCCTGAAGAGATCATGGATATGCTGAACCGCCTCGGGAACCTCATCCAGATGGAACGCAAAATGGAGAA CTTTaaagacgacattactag CGAGAAACGAGCCATAGACCTGGGACTCAGCCGCGGGTACTCCGGCGCCATGCAGGCCAAGCACCTGCTCGGCCTCGCAGCAGCTAACTACGAGGGCGGCCCAGGCCGGAGGCGGCGAGACGCGCACTAG
- the LOC134668144 gene encoding diuretic hormone class 2 isoform X4 has product MVRASCVLASCALVGLLLAVPAASYPRYQNNYYRNDGPYDPEEIMDMLNRLGNLIQMERKMENEKRAIDLGLSRGYSGAMQAKHLLGLAAANYEGGPGRRRRDAH; this is encoded by the exons ATGGTTCGAGCAAGCTGCGTCCTGGCGAGCTGCGCGCTGGTGGGTCTCCTCCTGGCGGTGCCAGCGGCGTCTTACCCCAGGTA TCAAAACAACTACTACCGCAACGACGGCCCGTACGACCCTGAAGAGATCATGGATATGCTGAACCGCCTCGGGAACCTCATCCAGATGGAACGCAAAATGGAGAA CGAGAAACGAGCCATAGACCTGGGACTCAGCCGCGGGTACTCCGGCGCCATGCAGGCCAAGCACCTGCTCGGCCTCGCAGCAGCTAACTACGAGGGCGGCCCAGGCCGGAGGCGGCGAGACGCGCACTAG